A section of the Ovis canadensis isolate MfBH-ARS-UI-01 breed Bighorn chromosome 1, ARS-UI_OviCan_v2, whole genome shotgun sequence genome encodes:
- the LOC138441978 gene encoding F-box only protein 22-like, translated as MERVGGGGGDCCGSSSADPRSTFVLSNLAEVVERVFTFLPAKALLRVAGVCRLWRECVRRVLRTHRNVTWISALSADPCHLAQHCLVRVVAEELEMNELKNVHILPQTVLYMADSENFINLEECRGHKRARKRTTMEAAFALEKLFPKQCQVLGIVTPGIVVTPIGSRSNRPQEIEIGESGFALLFPQIDGIKIKPFHFIKDPKKLTLERHQLTEVGLVDNPELRVVLVFGYNCCKVGASDYLQRVVSTFSDMNVILAGGQVDNLASLTSEKSPLDIDATGVVGLSFSGQQVQGATVLLNEDVNNEKAADAAMQRLKAANIPEQNTIGFMFACVGRGSQYYRAKKNVEADAFRKFFPSVPLFGFFGNGEIGCDRIVTGNFILKKCNEFNYNDLFHSYTTIMALIHLGSSK; from the exons ATGGAGCGggtgggcggcggcggcggcgattGCTGCGGCTCCTCCTCCGCAGACCCGCGAAGTACCTTCGTGCTGAGTAACCTAGCGGAGGTGGTGGAGCGTGTCTTCACCTTCCTGCCTGCTAAGGCGTTGCTGCGGGTGGCCGGCGTGTGTCGCTTATGGAGGGAGTGTGTGCGCAGAGTGTTGCGGACTCATCGGAATGTGACCTGGATCTCCGCGCTCTCGGCGGATCCCTGCCATCTGGCGCAGCATTGCCTGGTCCGCGTGGTAGCCGAAGAGCTTGAGATgaatgaactgaaa AATGTCCATATATTACCACAGACAGTTCTTTACATGGCGGATTCGGAAAATTTCATTAATCTGGAGGAGTGTCGTGGCCATAAGAGAGCCAGGAAAAGAACTACTATGGAAGCAGCGTTTGCCCTTGAGAAGCTCTTCCCAAAACAATGCCAAGTCCTTGGGattgtgaccccaggaattgtAGTGACACCAATAGGATCACGTAGCAATCGACCTCAGGAAATAGAAATTGGAGAATCTGGTTTTGCTCTATTATTTCCTCAAATTGatggaataaaaataaagcccTTTCATTTTATTAAGGATCCAAAGAAATTAACACTAGAAAGGCATCAACTCACTGAAGTAGGTCTTGTCGATAACCCTGAGCTTCGTGTGGTCCTTGTATTTGGCTATAACTGCTGTAAGGTGGGAGCCAGTGATTACCTGCAGCGAGTCGTCAGCACGTTCAGTGATATGAATGTCATCTTGGCTGGAGGCCAGGTGGACAacctggcatcactgacttctgAAAAGAGCCCCCTGGACATTGATGCCACTGGTGTGGTCGGACTGTCATTTAGTGGACAGCAAGTCCAGGGTGCCACAGTGCTTCTCAACGAGGATGTCAACAACGAGAAGGCTGCTGACGCTGCCATGCAGCGCCTCAAGGCAGCGAACATTCCGGAGCAGAACACCATCGGTTTCATGTTTGCATGCGTCGGCAGGGGCTCTCAGTATTACAGAGCCAAGAAGAATGTGGAGGCTGATGCATTTAGAAAGTTTTTTCCTAGTGTTCCTTTATTTGGCTTCTTTGGAAATGGAGAAATTGGATGTGATCGCATAGTCACTGGGAACTTCATATTGAAGAAATGTAATGAGTTTAACTATAATGATCTATTTCACAGCTATACAACAATAATGGCACTGATTCATCTTGGGTCATCTAAATAA